From the Natrarchaeobaculum aegyptiacum genome, one window contains:
- a CDS encoding GntP family permease produces MLQTATNVVPAPLLVETVLNPVVILILGILLIVLLMMRFELPAFVALILAAFGVGIVSPTVAISAVGPEVAETFGDIMAGVGIPILMAAIIGKCLIESGAADRIVRGFHSSVGEGREDVTLLGSSYVLSIPVFFDTVFYLLAPIARSMRARTGEKMALYTAAIIGGAFAAHALVPPTPGPLAVADELAVDLGIVIGMGLLIGVPTSIVGGIVYGRWIDSRMTVPLREALGTTAEDLKETTQKPIDELPGIVESLLPIVLAVVLIAANTIVTTFFPEQADLVAVTEFVGDVNIALSIAAIAAIWTFFRFRDVETDFGDELTLAVKDGGNIIAITAAGGAFGAMLGAAGVGDFFVNVMEGLGVGPLVTAWLIAAVLIVSTGSLTVAMITSATIMAPFAGQLDVHSVYLLLTIGTGSMFFAWHNSSPFWIINEVGGLEHQETLRTFSFVGFVMSIVGLVLTLVVATAVPQPIEQVTAFL; encoded by the coding sequence ATGCTACAGACAGCCACGAATGTGGTTCCAGCGCCGTTACTCGTCGAAACGGTGTTGAACCCGGTAGTGATCCTGATACTCGGGATCCTGTTGATCGTCCTGTTGATGATGCGATTCGAGTTGCCGGCGTTCGTCGCATTGATCCTCGCGGCGTTCGGTGTCGGGATCGTCTCGCCGACAGTCGCGATATCGGCGGTCGGTCCCGAAGTGGCCGAAACGTTCGGCGATATCATGGCCGGCGTCGGGATTCCGATCCTGATGGCTGCGATAATCGGCAAGTGTCTGATCGAGAGCGGTGCCGCAGACAGGATCGTTCGCGGGTTCCACTCGTCCGTAGGCGAGGGGCGTGAAGACGTAACACTGCTCGGGAGCAGTTACGTCCTCTCGATTCCCGTCTTCTTCGACACCGTCTTCTACCTGCTCGCACCCATCGCCCGCTCGATGCGTGCGCGGACTGGCGAGAAGATGGCGCTGTACACTGCTGCGATCATCGGTGGCGCGTTCGCCGCTCACGCGCTCGTTCCCCCCACGCCAGGTCCGCTCGCAGTCGCGGACGAACTCGCAGTGGATCTCGGCATCGTGATCGGGATGGGGCTTCTGATCGGGGTTCCGACGTCGATCGTCGGCGGGATCGTCTACGGCCGCTGGATCGACAGCAGGATGACCGTCCCGTTGCGCGAAGCACTGGGAACGACTGCCGAAGACCTCAAGGAGACGACCCAGAAACCGATCGACGAACTTCCGGGGATCGTCGAGTCGCTGCTGCCGATCGTTCTCGCCGTCGTGTTGATCGCCGCGAACACGATCGTGACCACGTTCTTCCCCGAGCAGGCAGACCTCGTCGCCGTCACGGAGTTCGTCGGCGACGTCAACATCGCGCTGAGCATCGCGGCGATCGCCGCAATCTGGACGTTCTTTCGATTCCGTGACGTCGAGACCGACTTCGGTGACGAACTCACACTCGCCGTCAAAGACGGTGGGAACATCATCGCGATCACCGCCGCCGGTGGCGCCTTCGGTGCCATGCTCGGTGCCGCTGGGGTCGGCGACTTCTTCGTCAACGTGATGGAAGGACTCGGCGTCGGGCCGCTCGTCACTGCCTGGCTCATCGCGGCAGTCCTGATCGTCTCGACCGGGTCGCTGACGGTCGCGATGATCACCAGCGCGACGATCATGGCACCGTTCGCCGGCCAGCTCGACGTCCACTCGGTCTACCTCTTGTTGACCATCGGTACCGGCTCGATGTTCTTCGCCTGGCACAACAGCAGCCCCTTCTGGATCATCAACGAAGTAGGTGGGCTCGAGCACCAGGAGACGCTGCGAACGTTCTCGTTCGTCGGGTTCGTGATGTCGATCGTCGGACTCGTCTTGACGCTCGTCGTCGCTACGGCCGTCCCACAGCCCATCGAACAGGTGACCGCGTTCCTCTAA
- the pdhA gene encoding pyruvate dehydrogenase (acetyl-transferring) E1 component subunit alpha, translating to MVNRQRSTPAEPTDVSVDRLSQDELDVDTYRVVEPDGSYDPEATPDLDDESFRDLYRWMVLQRTFDDRATKLQRRGRLGTYPSGRGQEASIVGAGFALADQDWIFPYGRETAALLMHGLSMRDLLLYWRGVEDASRMEGANIFGLAISIGSHIPVVAGKAWGMKLADEGSVAFANLGDGATSTGAFHEGINFAGVLGAPAVLFCQNNQYAITLPFDGQTNADTVAQKALAYGIDGIRVDGNDVLAVYNAVAEARKRALEGNPVLVEAVTYRRGAHTTSDDPTRYRSEDEVEEWKERDPLERYQTFLEETGRWDAIDEEAIREEVDEEFSAAVDAADEFAERGVEEMFAYLYEEMPPELERQQAAFEQVLEERPEMYEYIEQRPKG from the coding sequence ATGGTTAACAGACAGCGGTCTACCCCTGCAGAGCCGACGGACGTCTCCGTCGACCGGCTCTCGCAGGACGAACTGGACGTCGACACCTATCGGGTCGTCGAGCCGGACGGATCGTACGATCCCGAGGCGACGCCCGATCTCGACGACGAATCGTTCCGAGACCTCTATCGCTGGATGGTGCTCCAGCGAACCTTCGACGATCGAGCGACGAAGCTCCAGCGTCGGGGTCGGCTCGGTACCTACCCGTCCGGCCGTGGACAGGAAGCCAGCATCGTCGGTGCGGGGTTCGCCCTCGCTGACCAGGACTGGATCTTCCCGTACGGTCGCGAGACGGCCGCGCTGCTCATGCACGGGCTCTCGATGCGCGATCTCCTGCTCTACTGGCGCGGCGTCGAGGACGCCTCCCGGATGGAGGGGGCGAACATTTTCGGCCTCGCGATCTCGATCGGCTCACACATTCCCGTGGTTGCAGGCAAGGCCTGGGGGATGAAACTCGCCGACGAGGGCAGCGTCGCGTTCGCCAACCTCGGCGACGGGGCGACCTCGACCGGCGCGTTCCACGAGGGCATCAACTTCGCGGGCGTCCTCGGCGCGCCAGCGGTTCTGTTCTGTCAGAACAACCAGTACGCGATCACGCTCCCGTTCGACGGCCAGACCAACGCCGACACCGTCGCCCAGAAGGCGCTGGCCTACGGCATCGACGGCATCCGCGTCGACGGCAACGACGTGCTCGCCGTCTACAACGCCGTTGCAGAGGCCCGGAAACGCGCCCTCGAGGGCAACCCCGTCCTCGTCGAGGCGGTCACCTACCGGCGCGGTGCCCACACGACCAGCGACGATCCGACGCGATACCGCAGCGAGGACGAAGTCGAGGAGTGGAAAGAGCGCGATCCGCTCGAGCGGTACCAGACGTTCCTCGAGGAGACCGGCCGCTGGGACGCAATCGACGAGGAAGCGATTCGCGAGGAGGTCGACGAGGAGTTCTCCGCGGCCGTCGACGCCGCCGACGAGTTCGCAGAGCGCGGCGTCGAGGAGATGTTCGCCTACCTCTACGAGGAGATGCCGCCCGAGCTAGAACGCCAGCAGGCGGCCTTCGAGCAGGTGCTCGAGGAGCGACCGGAGATGTACGAGTACATCGAACAGCGGCCGAAGGGGTAA
- a CDS encoding alpha-ketoacid dehydrogenase subunit beta, producing the protein MNATIIQAVNDALHEEMGNDERTLVFGQDVAESGGVFRATEGLQDEFGEERVLDTPLSEIAIVGSAIGLATHGYRPIAEIQFSGFLPPAFDQLVTNASRIRWRTRGELTAPMVVRTPYGAGVRALEHHSESLEAVYGHVPGLKVAIPSTPHDAKGMLISAIRDPDPVLFMEPKHVYRSLREEIPEGTYTEPLGKAAVRQEGDDLTVISWGAMMHNTLEAVENLGVDADVIDLRSISPLDRETILESVKNTGRCVIVHEAAKTGGFGAELMATINDEALMYLKAPINRVTGFDVPVPLLSMEDYYIPHPPRIETAIEETLEY; encoded by the coding sequence ATGAACGCGACAATCATCCAGGCGGTCAACGACGCGCTACACGAGGAGATGGGCAACGACGAGCGAACGCTCGTCTTCGGGCAGGACGTCGCCGAGTCCGGCGGCGTCTTCCGCGCGACCGAGGGACTGCAAGACGAATTCGGCGAGGAGCGCGTCCTCGACACCCCGCTGTCGGAGATCGCGATCGTCGGCAGCGCGATCGGCCTCGCGACCCACGGGTACCGACCGATCGCCGAGATCCAGTTTTCGGGCTTCCTGCCGCCGGCGTTCGACCAGCTCGTCACCAACGCCAGCCGCATCCGCTGGCGCACCCGCGGCGAACTCACCGCACCGATGGTCGTCCGCACCCCCTACGGGGCCGGCGTCCGGGCGCTCGAGCACCACTCGGAGAGCCTCGAGGCGGTCTACGGCCACGTGCCGGGACTGAAGGTGGCGATTCCGTCGACGCCCCACGACGCCAAGGGGATGCTCATTAGTGCCATCCGCGATCCGGACCCGGTGCTATTCATGGAGCCCAAACACGTCTACCGCTCGCTGCGCGAGGAGATTCCCGAAGGGACCTACACCGAGCCGCTCGGGAAAGCCGCAGTTCGCCAGGAGGGCGACGATCTGACAGTGATCTCCTGGGGCGCGATGATGCACAACACCCTCGAGGCCGTCGAGAACCTCGGGGTGGACGCCGACGTGATCGACCTGCGATCCATCTCGCCGCTGGACCGCGAGACGATCCTCGAGTCGGTGAAGAACACGGGCCGCTGTGTGATCGTCCACGAGGCGGCCAAAACCGGCGGATTCGGTGCCGAACTGATGGCCACGATCAACGACGAGGCGCTGATGTACCTCAAGGCACCGATCAACCGGGTCACCGGCTTCGACGTGCCGGTGCCACTGCTCTCGATGGAAGATTACTATATCCCGCATCCGCCGCGGATCGAAACCGCAATCGAAGAAACGCTCGAGTACTGA
- the lpdA gene encoding dihydrolipoyl dehydrogenase — MVMGDVRTATDVLVIGGGPGGYVAAIRAAQHGLDTTLVERDAVGGTCLNYGCIPSKAFITATDLAHEANNGEPMGVEAEASVNMSSLVEWKDEVVDQLTGGVEQLCKANGVNLIEGTATFIDEDAVRVAHAGEGQGSESIQFEHAIVATGSRPIEVPGFSFDDDPIWSSRDALAAEEVPDRLLVVGAGYIGMELSTTFAKAGADVTVVEMLADALPAYEDDVARAVRERAEDLGIDFAFGERVSSWDEEGNGVAVTTETEDGEETVREADRVLVAVGREPVTDALELEEIGLETDDRGFLETDDYTRTDLEHVLAVGDVAGEPMLAHRASAEGLVAAGVAAGEPVALDHQVVPAAVFTDPEVATVGLTEAEAEAEGFDPVVGTMPLRASGRAQTMAEQDGFVRIVADADTEFVLGGQIVAPEASELIGEVALAIEMGAKLEDMATTVHTHPTLSEAIMEAAEHAQGQAIHTLNR; from the coding sequence ATGGTCATGGGAGACGTGCGAACCGCGACAGATGTACTGGTCATCGGCGGCGGACCCGGCGGCTACGTGGCCGCCATCCGCGCCGCACAACACGGACTCGACACGACGCTCGTCGAGCGCGACGCCGTCGGGGGCACCTGCCTCAACTACGGCTGTATCCCCTCGAAGGCCTTCATTACCGCTACCGATCTGGCCCACGAGGCAAACAACGGCGAGCCGATGGGCGTCGAAGCGGAGGCCTCGGTGAACATGAGTTCGCTGGTCGAGTGGAAAGACGAGGTCGTCGATCAGCTTACCGGCGGCGTCGAACAGCTCTGCAAGGCAAACGGCGTGAACCTCATCGAAGGAACGGCGACCTTCATCGACGAAGACGCCGTCCGCGTCGCTCACGCTGGCGAGGGGCAGGGCTCGGAGTCGATCCAGTTCGAACACGCCATCGTCGCCACCGGCAGCCGCCCCATCGAAGTCCCCGGCTTTTCGTTTGACGACGACCCCATCTGGTCCTCTCGAGACGCGCTGGCGGCTGAGGAGGTCCCGGACCGACTCCTCGTCGTCGGCGCTGGCTACATCGGGATGGAACTCTCGACCACGTTCGCCAAAGCCGGCGCCGACGTGACCGTCGTCGAGATGCTTGCCGACGCCCTGCCGGCCTACGAGGACGACGTCGCACGGGCCGTCCGCGAGCGCGCCGAGGACCTCGGCATCGACTTCGCCTTCGGCGAGCGCGTTTCGTCGTGGGACGAAGAGGGTAACGGCGTCGCCGTCACCACCGAGACCGAGGACGGCGAGGAGACCGTTCGCGAGGCCGACCGCGTGCTGGTCGCCGTCGGGCGCGAACCCGTCACCGACGCCCTCGAGCTGGAAGAGATCGGCCTCGAGACCGACGATCGTGGCTTCCTCGAGACCGACGACTACACGCGAACGGACCTCGAGCACGTCCTGGCCGTCGGCGACGTCGCTGGCGAACCGATGCTCGCCCACAGGGCCAGCGCCGAAGGACTGGTCGCCGCGGGCGTTGCGGCGGGTGAACCGGTCGCCCTCGACCACCAGGTCGTTCCGGCAGCCGTCTTCACCGACCCCGAAGTCGCCACCGTCGGCCTCACCGAAGCCGAGGCCGAAGCGGAAGGCTTCGACCCCGTCGTCGGCACGATGCCGCTGCGGGCCAGCGGCCGTGCCCAGACGATGGCCGAACAGGATGGCTTCGTCCGGATCGTCGCCGACGCCGACACCGAGTTCGTCCTCGGCGGCCAGATCGTCGCCCCCGAAGCCTCCGAACTCATCGGCGAAGTCGCACTGGCAATCGAGATGGGTGCGAAACTCGAGGACATGGCGACGACGGTCCACACCCATCCGACGCTGTCGGAGGCGATCATGGAGGCCGCCGAACACGCCCAGGGACAGGCGATCCACACGCTGAATCGGTGA
- a CDS encoding 2-oxo acid dehydrogenase subunit E2, protein MVRKEFELPDVGEGVAEGELVTWFVEPGDQVEEDQPIAEVETDKALVEIPSPYDGTVAELRAEEGEIVPVDDVIVVFEVDDADVDATSDISSETDTGDAATASTDSSESAAGAPEPTAQPELPDGRVFASPSVRRLARENGVDLAELQSSNPGTRIDERAVLEATGDIESTEPDGWVEATPPAADDADTDAAQATATSPSASSPEPVASSADAADRERTLAMPATRQLAREEGVNIDDVPASEERDGEPFVTPEDVRAFAAGETTVASAGSAADSESSPATGSASAAAAAAQDGLQPGETVPYRGVRRSIGEQMATSKFTAPHVSHHDEVEVSDLVDARGRLKETAEELGVKLTYMPFVVKAVVAALKSVPQINAELDEEAEEIHLKDEYNIGIAVASDAGLMVPVIDDADQKSLLELAREINDKAARARDRTIGLEEMQGGTFTITNVGAIGGEYASPIINYPEAGILALGSLDERPWVDDGELVVRPTMPISMSVDHRIVDGADAARFTNEVTRYLNNPELLLLE, encoded by the coding sequence ATGGTTAGAAAGGAGTTTGAGCTCCCCGACGTCGGAGAGGGCGTCGCCGAAGGGGAGCTCGTCACCTGGTTCGTCGAACCCGGCGACCAGGTCGAGGAAGACCAGCCGATCGCAGAAGTCGAGACGGACAAGGCCCTCGTCGAAATTCCGTCGCCCTACGACGGCACGGTCGCCGAGTTACGCGCCGAGGAAGGCGAGATCGTCCCCGTCGACGACGTCATCGTCGTCTTCGAAGTCGACGACGCGGACGTGGATGCAACGTCCGACATCTCGAGCGAGACCGATACCGGCGATGCAGCGACTGCATCGACCGACTCGAGCGAGTCGGCAGCCGGTGCGCCCGAGCCAACCGCCCAGCCCGAACTCCCGGACGGACGCGTCTTCGCCTCGCCGAGCGTCCGACGCCTGGCACGCGAGAACGGGGTCGATCTGGCCGAACTTCAGTCCTCGAATCCCGGCACCCGAATCGACGAGCGGGCCGTGCTCGAGGCCACTGGCGACATCGAGTCCACGGAGCCTGACGGCTGGGTCGAGGCGACACCGCCGGCCGCCGACGACGCGGATACAGACGCGGCCCAGGCCACAGCGACCAGTCCGAGCGCGAGTTCCCCCGAGCCGGTCGCCTCGAGTGCCGACGCGGCCGATCGGGAGCGAACCCTCGCGATGCCGGCGACCCGCCAACTCGCGCGCGAAGAGGGCGTCAACATCGACGACGTCCCGGCCAGCGAGGAACGTGACGGCGAGCCGTTCGTGACACCCGAGGACGTTCGCGCGTTCGCCGCCGGCGAGACGACCGTGGCGAGTGCCGGCTCGGCGGCGGACTCCGAGTCGAGCCCGGCGACGGGGTCGGCGTCGGCCGCAGCGGCCGCCGCCCAGGACGGCCTCCAGCCCGGCGAAACCGTCCCCTACCGCGGTGTTCGCCGCTCGATCGGCGAGCAGATGGCAACCTCGAAGTTCACGGCCCCGCACGTCAGCCACCACGACGAAGTCGAGGTCTCGGACCTCGTCGACGCCCGCGGGCGGCTGAAAGAGACTGCCGAAGAACTGGGTGTCAAACTCACCTACATGCCGTTCGTCGTCAAGGCAGTCGTCGCCGCCCTGAAATCGGTGCCGCAGATCAACGCCGAACTCGACGAGGAGGCCGAAGAGATCCACCTCAAAGACGAGTACAACATCGGCATCGCCGTCGCCAGCGACGCCGGCCTGATGGTCCCCGTTATCGACGACGCCGATCAGAAGAGCCTCCTCGAGTTAGCCCGGGAGATCAACGACAAGGCCGCTCGAGCCCGCGACCGGACGATCGGGCTCGAGGAGATGCAGGGCGGAACCTTCACCATCACCAACGTCGGGGCTATCGGCGGCGAGTACGCCTCGCCGATCATCAACTATCCCGAGGCGGGCATCCTGGCGCTCGGCTCGCTCGACGAACGCCCGTGGGTCGACGACGGCGAACTGGTCGTTCGGCCGACGATGCCGATTTCGATGTCGGTCGACCACCGGATCGTCGACGGTGCCGACGCCGCCCGGTTTACGAACGAGGTCACGCGATACCTGAACAATCCTGAACTGCTGCTACTGGAATAA
- a CDS encoding IclR family transcriptional regulator gives MAEHKNTIDSVERSLEILELIGDREPAGVSEIAREVPISKSTVYAHLSTLTSAGYVTKTDGKYELSCKVLRLGSSVQERFDLYQQAKQHVDELASETGEPTNLVIEENGLGTCLYATNPRNSADVFMSSGETNYMHATGTGKAILAHRPREDVEAIIDQHGLPEMTENTITDEEVLFDELEEIRERGLSFDQEETINGLCCIAAPIIADEEPVGAVSVSGPVNRFTNEERRDELMQAVKEIANVIELRIVFS, from the coding sequence ATGGCGGAGCACAAGAACACGATCGACTCGGTCGAGCGGTCACTGGAAATTCTCGAACTCATCGGTGACCGCGAACCCGCGGGCGTCTCCGAGATCGCTCGCGAGGTGCCGATCTCCAAGAGTACCGTATACGCCCATCTCAGCACGCTTACCAGCGCAGGATACGTCACCAAAACCGACGGGAAATACGAACTCAGTTGCAAGGTTCTCAGGCTTGGATCGTCGGTGCAGGAACGGTTCGACCTCTACCAGCAGGCCAAACAGCACGTCGACGAGCTCGCAAGCGAAACGGGTGAACCGACCAATCTGGTCATCGAGGAAAACGGCCTCGGAACGTGTCTCTACGCGACCAACCCGCGTAACTCCGCCGACGTGTTCATGTCGAGTGGCGAGACCAACTATATGCACGCGACCGGGACGGGGAAGGCGATCCTCGCACACCGCCCGCGCGAAGACGTCGAAGCGATCATCGATCAGCACGGTCTCCCGGAGATGACCGAAAACACGATCACCGACGAAGAGGTGCTCTTCGACGAACTCGAGGAGATCCGCGAGCGCGGACTTTCGTTCGATCAGGAGGAAACGATCAACGGCCTGTGCTGTATCGCAGCGCCCATCATCGCGGACGAGGAACCCGTCGGCGCGGTGAGCGTTTCCGGACCGGTAAACAGATTTACGAACGAAGAGCGACGGGACGAACTCATGCAGGCTGTAAAGGAGATCGCCAACGTGATCGAACTTCGAATCGTGTTTTCCTGA
- a CDS encoding LUD domain-containing protein: MTSAAVETFERSLENLPVTFERVDSGEFRSAVESRIDPPAVGVSLPFDGVSLEDTSVNLNPTSEDVLEARTGVTPGGPSIAEFGTVVVASAFDGASYASLFPETHVVVVAASEIVETIDDALETLAGEIDGGLTSAILTTGPSATADMGAPVYGAHGPESLHVIILGDR, from the coding sequence ATGACGTCCGCTGCAGTCGAGACATTCGAGCGCTCCCTCGAGAACCTTCCCGTGACGTTCGAGCGGGTCGATTCCGGGGAGTTCCGGTCGGCAGTGGAATCGCGTATCGATCCGCCTGCCGTCGGCGTGTCGCTTCCCTTCGACGGCGTCTCCCTCGAGGACACGTCGGTCAATCTGAATCCGACGTCAGAAGACGTCCTCGAGGCGCGGACTGGCGTCACGCCCGGCGGACCTTCGATCGCGGAGTTCGGGACCGTCGTGGTCGCGTCCGCGTTCGACGGTGCAAGCTACGCCAGTCTCTTTCCGGAGACGCACGTGGTCGTCGTCGCGGCGAGCGAGATCGTCGAAACTATCGACGACGCACTCGAGACCCTCGCCGGTGAGATCGACGGCGGTCTGACGAGCGCGATCTTGACCACGGGGCCGAGCGCGACGGCGGACATGGGTGCGCCGGTGTACGGCGCCCACGGACCGGAATCGCTTCACGTCATCATCCTCGGTGATCGCTAA
- a CDS encoding LUD domain-containing protein, with translation MSTDQSAAGRDEKAARIRRLLETSGSTVGETVRPFNEGRYRRYEEMEETEAYREAAREIKADAIERLPDLLEQVEDVVTENGGTVYVADDAADARRYVREVVEAADAESVVKGKSMTTEEIDLNDDLETAGIDVWETDLAEFVLQIADDEPSHIASPAVHKSREEIAALFNEHFDLEEPLTTAEELTAFAREQLTDHVLEADVGITGANFVTADTGTLALVTNEGNARKSLTVPDTHVAVAGVEKIVPSIADLSPFFSLIGPAGAGQDITAYLSLLTPPLDEPVVRFDEPDDEAFDDSSDDRSFHLVLVDNGRFAMRDDDELRETLYCIRCGACANSCANFQQVGGHAFGGETYSGGIATGWEAGVHGADSVAEFNDLCTGCSRCVEACPVNIDIPWINTVVRDRLNQGADPDAFDHLVSGLTPDDEPTGLDRGKRLFGNFETLATFGSLTAPVSNHVANFGPARAALERVAGVDRRRELPRFRRETLVDWFQSREPTRIDEPVREAVLYPDVYTNHVQVERGKAAVRALEALGVRVRVPDVSSSGRAPLSQGMIDTATAHASAVSADLEGHLEQGRDVVVIEPSDLAMFRGEYERFLDADAYERIAEHSYELFEYVFGLLEGDGPGIEALAGPSEACAIGAPASPDLAYHSHCQQRTLGLEAYTTAVLERLGYDVVTSDVECCGMAGSFGYKSEYYELSMAVGETLKDQFTADETATRTVVASGTSCLEQLDSLLERSSVHPIQVIDPGLRSELD, from the coding sequence ATGTCAACAGACCAGTCTGCAGCGGGGCGCGACGAGAAGGCTGCACGGATCAGGCGACTCCTCGAGACCAGCGGCTCGACCGTCGGTGAGACGGTTCGCCCGTTCAACGAGGGGCGGTACCGGCGGTACGAGGAGATGGAGGAAACCGAGGCCTACCGCGAGGCAGCCCGGGAGATCAAAGCCGACGCGATCGAACGCCTGCCCGACCTGCTCGAGCAGGTCGAAGACGTCGTTACCGAGAACGGTGGGACGGTCTACGTTGCCGACGACGCGGCGGACGCACGCCGATACGTGAGGGAAGTCGTCGAGGCGGCAGATGCGGAATCGGTCGTCAAAGGCAAGTCCATGACGACCGAGGAGATCGACCTCAACGACGACCTCGAGACGGCGGGAATCGACGTCTGGGAGACCGACCTTGCCGAGTTCGTCCTCCAGATCGCCGACGACGAGCCGAGTCACATCGCCTCGCCTGCGGTCCACAAGTCCCGCGAAGAGATCGCGGCGCTGTTCAACGAGCACTTCGACCTCGAGGAGCCACTGACGACGGCCGAGGAACTCACCGCGTTCGCCCGCGAACAACTCACCGATCACGTTCTGGAGGCCGACGTCGGGATCACCGGCGCGAACTTCGTCACGGCGGACACGGGCACGCTCGCGCTCGTGACGAACGAGGGCAACGCCCGAAAGTCTCTGACCGTTCCGGATACCCACGTCGCGGTCGCCGGCGTCGAGAAGATCGTACCGTCGATCGCTGACCTGTCGCCGTTTTTCAGCCTCATCGGCCCCGCGGGGGCTGGTCAGGACATCACGGCCTACCTCTCACTGCTGACGCCGCCACTCGACGAACCGGTCGTTCGCTTCGACGAGCCTGACGACGAAGCGTTCGACGACTCGAGCGACGACCGGTCGTTCCACCTCGTGCTCGTCGACAACGGCCGGTTCGCGATGCGCGACGACGACGAACTCCGCGAGACGCTGTATTGCATCCGGTGTGGTGCCTGTGCCAACTCGTGTGCGAACTTCCAGCAGGTCGGTGGGCACGCCTTCGGCGGCGAGACCTACTCCGGCGGTATCGCCACCGGCTGGGAGGCCGGCGTTCACGGCGCAGATAGCGTCGCGGAGTTCAACGACCTCTGTACCGGCTGCTCGCGCTGTGTCGAGGCCTGCCCGGTCAACATCGACATTCCGTGGATCAACACCGTCGTGCGGGACCGCCTGAACCAGGGCGCAGATCCGGACGCGTTCGATCACCTCGTTTCCGGGCTGACGCCCGACGACGAACCGACCGGTCTCGATCGGGGCAAACGACTGTTCGGGAACTTCGAGACACTCGCCACCTTCGGGAGCCTGACGGCACCGGTCTCGAACCACGTGGCGAACTTCGGCCCCGCTCGAGCGGCCCTCGAACGGGTCGCTGGCGTCGACCGGCGGCGCGAACTGCCTCGGTTCCGGCGGGAGACACTCGTCGACTGGTTCCAGTCGCGAGAACCCACCCGGATCGACGAGCCCGTTCGCGAGGCCGTCCTCTACCCGGACGTCTACACGAACCACGTGCAGGTCGAACGTGGGAAGGCCGCAGTCCGGGCCCTCGAGGCCCTCGGCGTCAGAGTGCGCGTTCCCGACGTTTCCTCGAGCGGCCGGGCACCGCTCTCCCAGGGGATGATCGACACCGCGACAGCACACGCGAGTGCCGTCTCCGCAGACCTCGAGGGGCACCTCGAGCAGGGCCGTGACGTGGTCGTGATCGAACCGAGCGACCTGGCGATGTTCCGCGGCGAGTACGAGCGGTTCCTCGACGCGGACGCCTACGAGCGCATCGCCGAACACAGCTACGAACTCTTCGAGTACGTGTTCGGCCTCCTCGAGGGCGACGGTCCGGGGATCGAAGCGCTCGCCGGACCGAGCGAAGCGTGTGCGATCGGCGCGCCGGCGAGCCCGGACCTCGCGTACCACAGCCACTGCCAGCAGCGAACGCTCGGTCTCGAGGCCTACACGACGGCCGTCCTCGAGCGGCTTGGGTACGACGTGGTCACCTCGGACGTCGAGTGCTGCGGTATGGCCGGCAGTTTCGGCTACAAGTCCGAGTACTACGAACTCAGCATGGCGGTTGGAGAGACCCTGAAAGACCAGTTCACGGCCGACGAGACCGCAACCCGGACCGTCGTCGCCAGCGGCACCTCCTGTCTCGAGCAACTCGACTCGCTGCTCGAGCGCTCGAGCGTCCATCCGATCCAGGTGATCGACCCCGGTTTGCGGTCGGAATTGGACTGA
- a CDS encoding universal stress protein: MDAILVVLLDESPDEELLAAANRHCLGTDTTAVVSRFVDEARYQSSLQQDVRSGNDLEDVDDLEERARETAAAVASQAFDDAVETSALGVVGTLPESVLETAAESDCGQVFLTGRRRSPVGKAVFGDVAQQIMLEFDGPVTITTVGS; encoded by the coding sequence ATGGACGCAATACTGGTGGTTCTGCTCGACGAGTCGCCCGACGAAGAGTTGCTCGCTGCAGCGAACCGCCACTGTCTGGGGACGGATACGACGGCCGTCGTCAGCCGCTTCGTCGACGAAGCACGGTATCAGAGTAGCCTACAGCAGGACGTTCGTTCCGGTAACGATCTCGAGGACGTCGACGACCTCGAGGAACGTGCTCGCGAGACGGCCGCCGCAGTGGCGTCCCAAGCGTTCGACGACGCTGTCGAAACGAGTGCCCTCGGCGTCGTCGGGACGCTCCCAGAGAGCGTTCTCGAGACCGCTGCGGAGAGCGACTGCGGGCAGGTCTTCCTGACTGGCCGCCGCCGATCGCCGGTCGGGAAAGCCGTCTTCGGCGACGTCGCCCAACAGATCATGCTCGAGTTCGATGGGCCGGTCACGATCACGACGGTCGGTTCCTGA